In Clostridium sp. SY8519, one genomic interval encodes:
- the larC gene encoding nickel pincer cofactor biosynthesis protein LarC: MNKSLYFECNSGISGDMTVAALLDLGADPQVLQEALASLPLKGFRTEIRRVKKSGLDCCDFQVILDEALENHDHDMDYLYGHTHREEEHPKHEHAQEGHHHADHHHEAHTHEEHHHAGHSHTHCHRGYREVTDILRQSAMTEHAREIAERIFTILGEAEAKAHGSTLEEVHFHEVGAVDSIVDIAAAAVCFDNLGIDQVIIPRICEGSGTVRCAHGILPIPVPAVANIAAANGLMLHSMNREGEYVTPTGAAIAAALMTSAQLPETYRVLKCGMGAGKREYEAASVLRVYMIASADGSGSASGEADRVIKLECNLDDCPGEELGFVMEQLLEQGARDVNYTPIFMKKNRPAYQLNVLCSPRDREKMEDIIFAQTTTIGIRRAEMERTILKRKEDTVDTTLGLVAVKSTEFGGRTRIYPEYDSIAAICRNTGLRYPDVYRRVIMELEAFESGKASKIKE, from the coding sequence ATGAATAAAAGTTTATATTTTGAATGTAATTCCGGAATCAGCGGAGACATGACAGTGGCTGCGCTGCTGGATTTGGGCGCCGATCCCCAGGTGCTTCAGGAAGCGCTGGCATCGCTGCCCCTGAAAGGGTTTCGCACAGAAATCAGACGCGTAAAAAAATCAGGCCTGGACTGCTGTGATTTCCAGGTGATTCTGGATGAAGCTCTTGAAAACCATGATCATGATATGGACTATCTGTACGGACATACGCACAGGGAAGAGGAACATCCGAAACACGAACATGCGCAGGAAGGACATCACCATGCAGACCATCACCACGAAGCGCATACCCATGAAGAACATCACCATGCAGGGCATTCCCATACCCACTGTCACAGAGGGTACCGGGAGGTGACAGACATTCTCCGGCAGTCTGCCATGACCGAACACGCCAGGGAAATCGCAGAACGGATTTTCACCATTCTCGGAGAAGCGGAGGCAAAAGCGCACGGAAGCACACTGGAGGAGGTTCACTTCCATGAAGTGGGTGCCGTGGATTCCATCGTGGACATCGCGGCTGCCGCAGTCTGCTTTGACAATCTGGGAATCGATCAGGTGATTATTCCAAGGATCTGCGAGGGCAGCGGCACCGTACGCTGTGCCCATGGCATTCTGCCGATCCCGGTGCCTGCAGTGGCAAATATTGCGGCGGCAAATGGGCTGATGCTTCATTCCATGAACCGGGAAGGAGAATATGTCACCCCCACAGGAGCAGCGATTGCCGCTGCGCTTATGACATCTGCGCAGCTTCCGGAAACCTATCGTGTATTAAAATGCGGCATGGGTGCGGGAAAACGTGAATACGAAGCTGCCAGTGTGCTGCGTGTTTACATGATCGCGTCCGCAGACGGCTCCGGCAGTGCATCGGGTGAAGCGGACCGTGTCATCAAGCTGGAATGCAATCTGGATGACTGCCCGGGTGAGGAACTGGGATTTGTTATGGAACAGCTGCTGGAACAGGGCGCCAGAGATGTGAATTACACTCCTATTTTTATGAAGAAAAACCGGCCCGCCTATCAGCTGAATGTGCTTTGCAGTCCGCGGGACCGGGAGAAAATGGAAGACATCATCTTTGCCCAGACCACGACTATCGGAATTCGCCGGGCAGAGATGGAACGCACGATTCTGAAGCGAAAAGAAGATACGGTGGATACCACACTGGGGTTAGTAGCTGTGAAATCCACCGAATTTGGCGGCAGGACCCGTATTTATCCGGAATACGACTCCATTGCGGCAATCTGCAGAAATACCGGCCTGCGCTATCCGGATGTTTACCGGCGGGTAATCATGGAACTGGAAGCCTTCGAATCAGGAAAAGCTTCCAAAATCAAAGAATAA